A portion of the Blattabacterium clevelandi genome contains these proteins:
- a CDS encoding 4Fe-4S dicluster domain-containing protein, which translates to MIKSNNKKKSGVSSHFEKNTLVKVFVKKDKTSRRDFLKWIGFSTASVTLAACKGPVIKSIPYIVKPDIITPGIPTYYASTMIDSFDIGSVLVKTREGRPIKIEPNLTSKYFNTTSVRIQSSLLSLYDEERLKNPFINGNKCSWKVIDNYVINHFQKISKMKKDIVILSSSYPSYSTKKLIKDFTKTYPTTKWITYDAISYSVALDAAEKIFGIRAFPLFDLSKTELIVSFDADFLGDWSPENMAKYYVNNKNPKKSMLKHIQIESNMTLSGANADIRISRKPSEINKILFKIYQKIFFEKKINENEDKEINKIADLIVEKGSKSVIFADGNIESYILSFLINQKIRSNALQKNKFILSKESNDKKLQKFIIDLEQEKIGAILIHNTNPIYSLPFSSKIKKFFKKIPITISFSMKKDETNETMNVLAPIPHWLESWGDTHPVTGFYTLIQPTIQSLFNTRQFQESLIIWGGIPEKNYYEYLKKIWEKKIIPQSNVSSFNEALFHGVVEKKENIKTNKLTYDYQKKIHEYGIKVINSEKKVEKNLELRLYTKISIGDGYQHDNPWIQEFPDPITRTTWENYLTISSYDAKKIGIKNWYTGSGSMNGNCVNLIKNHKILIKNIPVYIQPGQGIGSIGLSFGYGQKIGKLSKICQGKNAYEVYENFSLIQKNIQIKKVNKIHKFSCFQVQNTTVGRNLIKETDLETFLKKSKKIWNEEEKILTPKGMLPLEKISLWKEKNNKEEKNGHHFNLSIDLNACIGCGACVIACHTENNVPVVGKEEIRKSRDMHWLRVDRYYSEKINSSKNDEDFFKNPKVSFQPIMCQHCEYAPCETVCPVGATSHGMQGQNMMIYNRCVGTRYCANNCPYKVRRFNWFNYVNNPKFNYNMNNSLGKMVLNPDVVVRTRGVMEKCSLCIQRTQSVIGIAKKENRKIKDEEFETACSISCPTNAIVFGDINEKNSQISKKIRDTRNYKLLDFLGIRPNVSYQLKVKNLK; encoded by the coding sequence ATGATAAAATCAAATAATAAAAAAAAAAGTGGGGTTTCTTCTCATTTTGAAAAAAATACTTTAGTTAAAGTATTTGTAAAAAAAGATAAAACATCCAGACGAGATTTTCTTAAATGGATAGGATTTAGTACTGCTTCAGTAACTTTAGCAGCATGTAAAGGCCCAGTTATAAAATCGATACCATACATTGTAAAACCAGATATTATAACTCCTGGAATTCCAACTTATTATGCCTCTACTATGATAGATTCTTTTGATATTGGAAGTGTATTGGTAAAAACAAGAGAAGGACGTCCCATAAAAATAGAACCTAATTTAACTTCAAAATATTTCAATACAACATCAGTTAGAATACAATCTTCCTTATTATCCCTTTATGATGAAGAAAGGTTAAAAAATCCTTTTATTAATGGTAATAAATGTTCTTGGAAGGTAATCGATAATTATGTTATAAACCATTTTCAAAAAATATCTAAAATGAAAAAGGATATTGTTATTCTTTCCTCTTCTTATCCAAGTTATTCTACAAAAAAATTAATTAAGGATTTTACAAAAACATATCCTACTACTAAATGGATTACTTATGATGCTATTTCCTATTCTGTAGCTTTAGATGCTGCAGAAAAAATATTTGGAATTCGTGCTTTTCCACTTTTTGATTTATCAAAAACGGAATTAATAGTATCTTTCGATGCTGATTTTTTAGGAGATTGGAGTCCAGAAAATATGGCAAAATATTATGTAAATAATAAAAATCCAAAAAAATCAATGTTGAAACATATTCAGATAGAAAGTAATATGACTTTATCTGGAGCAAATGCAGATATTCGGATTTCAAGAAAACCTTCCGAAATTAATAAAATATTATTTAAAATTTACCAAAAAATATTTTTTGAAAAAAAAATCAATGAAAATGAAGATAAGGAAATTAATAAAATAGCAGATTTGATTGTAGAAAAAGGATCAAAAAGTGTAATTTTTGCAGATGGTAATATAGAATCTTATATTCTATCTTTTTTAATAAATCAAAAAATTCGAAGTAATGCTTTACAAAAAAATAAATTTATTTTATCAAAAGAAAGTAATGATAAAAAATTACAAAAATTCATAATAGATTTAGAACAAGAAAAAATTGGAGCTATTTTAATTCATAATACTAATCCAATTTATAGTCTTCCATTTTCTAGTAAAATAAAAAAATTTTTTAAGAAAATTCCAATTACTATTTCTTTTTCTATGAAAAAAGATGAAACTAATGAAACTATGAATGTATTAGCTCCTATTCCTCATTGGCTTGAAAGTTGGGGTGATACTCATCCTGTAACTGGTTTTTATACTCTCATTCAGCCTACTATTCAATCCCTATTTAATACAAGACAATTTCAAGAATCTTTGATCATTTGGGGGGGGATTCCAGAAAAAAATTATTACGAATATTTAAAAAAAATTTGGGAAAAAAAAATCATTCCACAGTCTAATGTTTCTTCTTTTAATGAAGCTTTATTTCATGGAGTAGTTGAAAAAAAAGAAAATATAAAAACTAATAAACTTACATATGATTATCAAAAAAAAATCCATGAATATGGAATAAAGGTAATCAATAGTGAAAAAAAAGTGGAAAAAAATTTAGAACTTAGATTATACACAAAAATAAGTATAGGTGATGGATATCAACATGATAATCCTTGGATACAAGAGTTTCCAGATCCTATTACAAGAACCACTTGGGAAAACTATCTAACTATATCCTCATATGATGCAAAAAAAATAGGAATAAAAAATTGGTATACAGGAAGTGGATCTATGAATGGAAATTGTGTGAATTTAATCAAAAACCATAAAATTTTAATTAAAAATATTCCTGTATACATACAACCGGGACAAGGTATAGGTTCTATAGGATTATCTTTTGGATACGGACAAAAAATAGGAAAATTATCTAAAATATGCCAAGGAAAAAATGCCTATGAAGTCTATGAAAATTTTAGTTTAATACAAAAAAATATACAGATAAAAAAAGTAAATAAAATACATAAATTTTCTTGTTTTCAAGTACAAAATACAACAGTAGGAAGAAATTTAATTAAAGAAACAGATTTAGAAACTTTTTTAAAAAAATCTAAAAAAATTTGGAATGAAGAAGAGAAAATCCTTACTCCCAAAGGAATGTTACCTCTAGAAAAAATTTCTCTTTGGAAAGAAAAAAATAATAAAGAAGAAAAAAATGGACATCATTTTAATTTATCTATAGATTTAAACGCTTGTATTGGTTGTGGAGCTTGTGTTATTGCATGTCACACGGAAAATAACGTTCCTGTTGTTGGAAAAGAAGAAATAAGAAAATCTAGAGATATGCATTGGTTAAGAGTTGACAGATATTATTCAGAAAAAATAAATTCATCAAAAAATGATGAGGATTTTTTTAAAAATCCAAAAGTTTCTTTTCAACCTATAATGTGTCAACATTGTGAATATGCTCCTTGTGAAACAGTTTGTCCAGTTGGAGCTACCTCTCATGGAATGCAAGGTCAAAATATGATGATTTATAATCGTTGTGTTGGAACACGTTATTGTGCAAATAATTGTCCTTATAAAGTAAGACGATTTAATTGGTTTAACTATGTTAATAACCCAAAATTTAATTATAATATGAATAATAGTTTAGGGAAAATGGTTCTCAATCCAGATGTAGTTGTTCGAACAAGAGGGGTTATGGAAAAATGTTCTTTATGTATACAAAGAACACAATCTGTTATAGGAATAGCCAAAAAAGAAAATAGAAAAATAAAAGATGAAGAATTTGAAACTGCTTGTAGTATTTCTTGTCCAACAAATGCTATTGTTTTTGGAGATATTAATGAAAAAAATAGTCAAATTTCAAAAAAAATACGAGATACAAGAAATTATAAACTACTTGATTTTCTTGGAATTCGACCAAATGTATCTTATCAATTAAAAGTGAAAAATTTGAAATAG
- a CDS encoding c-type cytochrome, with amino-acid sequence MKNFLFSIFFSFSTFIFLIEAKNIEGNFENGKEIFKQNCTSCHSLDLEKKMIGPALYGVTEKRNREWLHKWIVDNKLLRNSGDIDAISIYKEYGNVEMNSFNQLSEQQIDDILYFIKNSKQQQQENKPQKENKQEFDNIELEKNQFIIKIIVFGLFIFSIISLWILYKIYILTHLLSKDFLFTEKNKKNFWILTYLFLYRFLGDKKKNWYFFSSFIGFFFILGIYGIWTFLMQIDVNKGYKPEQPIYFSHKIHSGINGIDCQYCHTSAKYSKVSGIPSANICMNCHITINEYKGDYIEKGKSRDEYNKEIQKIYHSVGWDPEIRKYSKKTHPIQWIRIHNMPDFVYFDHSQHIITGEKMIKKSKKVDLSCNACHGKVQNMDQVEMANNFTMEWCISCHKDTEIDTENQYYKEYFPDLIKKRKEKKITVDMIGGLECAKCHY; translated from the coding sequence ATGAAAAATTTTTTATTTTCTATTTTTTTTTCATTTTCTACTTTTATATTTCTAATTGAAGCAAAAAATATAGAAGGGAATTTCGAAAATGGAAAAGAAATTTTTAAACAAAATTGCACATCCTGTCATTCCTTAGATTTAGAAAAAAAAATGATAGGACCAGCTTTATATGGTGTAACGGAAAAAAGGAATAGAGAATGGCTACATAAATGGATAGTTGACAATAAATTATTAAGGAATAGTGGAGATATAGATGCGATTTCTATTTATAAAGAATATGGAAACGTAGAAATGAACTCATTTAATCAATTATCCGAACAACAAATAGACGATATATTATATTTTATTAAAAATTCAAAACAACAACAACAAGAAAATAAACCACAAAAAGAAAATAAACAAGAATTTGATAATATAGAATTAGAAAAAAATCAATTTATCATAAAAATCATTGTTTTTGGTCTTTTTATTTTCTCTATAATTTCACTTTGGATACTATATAAAATTTATATTTTAACTCATTTACTAAGTAAAGATTTTCTTTTTACAGAAAAAAATAAAAAAAATTTTTGGATATTAACCTATTTATTTTTATATAGATTTTTAGGAGATAAAAAGAAAAATTGGTATTTTTTTTCTTCGTTTATAGGATTTTTTTTCATATTAGGAATATATGGAATATGGACTTTTTTAATGCAAATAGATGTTAATAAAGGATATAAACCAGAACAACCCATTTACTTTTCTCATAAAATTCATTCTGGAATAAATGGAATTGATTGTCAATATTGTCATACATCCGCAAAATATAGCAAAGTATCTGGTATCCCTTCGGCTAATATTTGTATGAATTGTCATATTACTATTAACGAATATAAAGGAGATTATATAGAAAAAGGAAAAAGTAGAGATGAATACAATAAAGAAATACAAAAAATATATCATTCAGTAGGTTGGGATCCAGAAATAAGAAAATATTCTAAAAAAACTCATCCAATTCAGTGGATACGTATACACAATATGCCTGATTTTGTATATTTCGATCATTCTCAACATATAATTACCGGGGAAAAAATGATCAAAAAATCAAAAAAAGTAGATTTATCATGTAATGCCTGTCATGGAAAAGTTCAAAATATGGATCAAGTAGAAATGGCCAATAATTTTACGATGGAATGGTGTATATCGTGTCATAAAGATACAGAAATAGATACTGAAAATCAATATTATAAAGAATATTTTCCAGATTTGATAAAAAAAAGAAAAGAAAAAAAAATAACAGTAGATATGATTGGTGGGCTAGAATGTGCTAAATGTCATTATTGA
- a CDS encoding M16 family metallopeptidase, with the protein MFNSNHLKADNEATTKIRFFEETLINGLHIILHQDNTNPLVSISVLYHVGTKNEFPGKSGFAHFFEHLMFEGSKNIKKGDFFKYIASNGGKNNAYTNHDETCYYEVLPSDRLPLALWLESERMLHAKIDEESINIQREVVKEEKKMQIENQPYAQAISEIIPSLLFKKHPYKYPIIGFEKDLNTATEKDYKKFYETYYVPNNATLVVTGDFEMNEARNLVDRYFSSIPKGKIDFNMKKIEEDPIKKEIFFTYVDKNTKVPGVFLSYRFPKMTDEDTYVLKIIDHVLSSGESSRIMKNVINKKQLASYAGSFLDSMEDYGIFIIYGLINPKITLDQLTKVIDEEIENLKEKGITQYELNKQKNFFEKKFLFDNYSMSGIASNLSHYFLYYQNTDLINTDIEKYRKISVEDIKIVANKYLNKNCRVRLYNVPIS; encoded by the coding sequence ATGTTCAATTCTAATCATTTGAAAGCAGATAACGAAGCTACTACGAAAATTAGATTTTTTGAAGAAACACTGATAAATGGACTACATATAATCTTACACCAAGATAATACAAATCCATTGGTTTCTATTTCTGTTTTATATCATGTAGGTACTAAAAATGAATTTCCTGGAAAATCTGGATTTGCTCATTTTTTTGAACATCTTATGTTTGAGGGTTCTAAAAATATTAAAAAAGGAGATTTTTTTAAATATATAGCTTCTAATGGTGGAAAAAATAATGCTTATACCAATCATGATGAAACTTGTTATTACGAGGTTCTCCCCTCTGATCGTTTACCATTAGCTTTATGGTTGGAATCTGAAAGAATGCTTCATGCAAAGATAGATGAAGAAAGTATTAATATTCAAAGAGAAGTAGTAAAGGAAGAAAAAAAAATGCAAATTGAAAATCAACCATATGCTCAAGCTATTTCCGAAATTATACCTTCTTTATTATTTAAAAAACACCCATATAAATATCCTATTATTGGTTTTGAAAAAGATTTAAATACGGCAACAGAAAAAGATTACAAAAAATTTTATGAAACTTATTATGTCCCAAATAATGCCACGTTAGTGGTTACTGGTGATTTTGAAATGAATGAAGCAAGGAATCTTGTTGATAGATATTTTTCTTCTATTCCTAAAGGAAAAATAGATTTTAACATGAAAAAAATAGAAGAAGATCCCATAAAAAAAGAAATTTTTTTTACATATGTAGATAAAAATACTAAAGTTCCCGGAGTTTTTTTATCATATAGATTTCCAAAAATGACTGATGAAGATACTTACGTATTAAAAATTATAGATCATGTTCTTTCTTCTGGAGAAAGTTCACGTATAATGAAAAATGTAATAAATAAAAAACAATTAGCTTCTTATGCTGGATCTTTTTTAGATTCTATGGAAGATTATGGTATTTTTATTATATACGGATTAATTAATCCAAAAATTACTTTAGATCAATTAACTAAAGTTATAGATGAGGAAATAGAAAATTTGAAAGAAAAAGGGATTACACAATATGAATTAAATAAACAAAAAAATTTTTTTGAAAAAAAATTTCTTTTTGATAATTATTCTATGAGTGGAATAGCATCAAATTTATCCCACTATTTTTTATATTATCAAAATACAGATTTAATTAATACAGATATAGAAAAATATCGTAAAATATCTGTAGAAGATATTAAGATTGTTGCTAATAAATATTTAAATAAAAATTGTAGAGTCCGTTTGTATAATGTTCCAATTAGTTAA
- a CDS encoding M16 family metallopeptidase translates to MFQLVNFFQKIIFIIIINLFFQTNMFSQKFDRNLPPKSLKKKIFINIKKPFFFKMKNGLKVLVVENHKLPLVRIGLELDYQPFLEKDKAGIKKIFGKMLRSGTKNYSKEKLDEVIDYIGTTLYTSFSGISISTLKKNLDKSISIMSDILLNTQFDNSKELEKIVKQKIIDINLSEKDPNAILQRVRNVLYFGKNHPYGEYETYDTIKNITLNDLKKLYHKYYIPNISYLSFIGDIYPKEAKKLCERYLHKWKKRSFFHEKKNINELIKSPDLEIDLVDIPTLTQSTICFGGPIFLKKNDPIYFSSILANGILGGGPQSRLFLNLREKKAYTYGANSILKSDKNIGYFSIYTQVRNGVTDKAIEDILKEIIEITKNKVSLEELKIKKEEICGQFIMDLEDPNRISDLFISQLKNHLPNNFYKNYLKNIQSVTIYNIYSSCKKFFSVKNGRILIIGKVNDILPNLKKFGYPIRFFDKFGQILK, encoded by the coding sequence ATGTTCCAATTAGTTAATTTTTTTCAAAAAATTATTTTTATCATAATAATTAACCTTTTTTTTCAAACCAATATGTTTTCTCAAAAATTTGATCGAAATTTACCACCTAAATCTTTAAAAAAGAAGATATTCATTAATATTAAAAAACCATTTTTTTTTAAAATGAAAAATGGATTAAAAGTTTTAGTTGTGGAAAACCATAAACTTCCTTTAGTTAGAATAGGATTAGAATTAGATTATCAACCATTCTTAGAAAAAGATAAAGCTGGTATCAAAAAAATTTTTGGAAAAATGCTTCGTTCTGGAACCAAAAATTATTCTAAAGAAAAATTAGATGAAGTGATTGATTATATTGGAACAACTTTATATACTTCTTTCTCGGGTATATCTATTTCTACTTTAAAAAAAAATTTGGATAAATCAATTTCTATTATGAGTGATATTTTGTTGAATACCCAGTTTGATAACTCTAAAGAATTAGAGAAAATAGTTAAACAAAAAATTATAGATATCAATCTATCAGAAAAAGATCCAAATGCTATTTTACAACGTGTACGAAATGTTTTATATTTTGGAAAAAATCATCCTTATGGGGAATATGAAACTTACGATACTATAAAAAATATCACTCTTAACGATTTAAAAAAATTGTATCATAAATATTATATTCCGAATATTTCCTATCTTTCTTTTATAGGAGATATTTATCCAAAAGAAGCAAAAAAATTATGTGAACGTTATTTACATAAATGGAAAAAAAGATCTTTTTTTCATGAAAAAAAAAATATAAATGAACTGATAAAATCTCCGGATCTAGAAATAGATTTAGTTGATATTCCTACTCTTACCCAATCTACAATTTGTTTTGGAGGTCCTATTTTTTTAAAAAAAAATGATCCTATATATTTTTCTTCCATTTTAGCAAATGGAATTCTAGGAGGAGGACCTCAAAGTCGTTTATTTTTAAATCTTAGAGAAAAAAAAGCTTATACATATGGGGCTAATTCTATTTTAAAATCGGATAAAAATATAGGTTATTTTTCCATTTATACTCAGGTAAGAAATGGAGTTACTGATAAGGCTATAGAAGATATTTTAAAAGAAATTATAGAAATAACAAAAAATAAAGTATCCTTAGAAGAATTAAAAATTAAAAAAGAAGAAATATGTGGTCAATTTATCATGGATTTAGAAGATCCTAATAGAATTAGTGATCTTTTTATTAGTCAATTAAAAAATCATCTTCCAAATAATTTTTACAAAAATTATTTGAAAAATATACAGTCTGTAACTATATATAATATATATTCTTCATGTAAGAAATTTTTTTCTGTAAAAAATGGAAGAATTTTAATTATTGGAAAAGTTAATGATATTTTACCTAATCTTAAAAAATTTGGTTATCCTATTCGTTTTTTTGATAAATTTGGACAAATATTAAAATGA
- a CDS encoding iron-sulfur cluster assembly protein, which produces MNEDSSLEDRIISVLKRIYDPEIPVDIYELGLIYDIQISRKKEVKILMTLTTSNCPVADSLPIEVKEKIQSIKEIKNVNVVLTFDPPWDRGFMSEEARLELGML; this is translated from the coding sequence ATGAATGAAGATTCATCTTTAGAAGATCGTATTATTTCTGTATTAAAAAGGATATATGACCCAGAAATACCAGTAGATATTTATGAACTTGGTCTTATTTATGATATTCAAATTTCTAGAAAAAAAGAAGTGAAAATTTTGATGACTCTCACAACGTCTAATTGTCCAGTAGCCGATAGTTTGCCTATAGAAGTAAAAGAAAAAATTCAATCTATTAAAGAAATTAAAAATGTCAATGTAGTTTTGACGTTTGATCCTCCTTGGGATAGAGGATTTATGAGTGAAGAAGCTCGTTTAGAACTTGGAATGTTATAA
- a CDS encoding SPFH domain-containing protein — MSLFSLLFYGLLILLILSFFSSFIFIVHQETASVIERLGKFHNIRQAGLHFKIPIIDNVVGKLTLKIQQLDILVDTKTKDNVFVKVKISVQFKVIENKVYEAFYKLDNSNTQITSYIFDVVRAEVPKMRLDDVFERKDYIAIAVKRELEESMLDYGYSIIKALVTDLDPDDQVKQAMNRINTAEREKVAAEYKAESERIQIVAKAKAEAESKKLQGKGTADQRREIARGILESVEVLNNVGINSQEASALIVVTQHYDTLQSMGESSNTNLILLPNSPGAANEMLNNMITSFNISNQIGESLKKKNENKNSKKNK, encoded by the coding sequence ATGAGCCTTTTTAGTTTACTATTTTATGGATTATTAATTCTTTTAATCTTATCCTTTTTTTCTAGTTTTATTTTCATAGTTCATCAGGAAACAGCATCTGTTATTGAAAGACTTGGAAAATTTCATAATATTCGTCAGGCTGGACTTCATTTTAAAATTCCTATTATAGATAATGTAGTTGGAAAACTTACGTTGAAAATTCAACAATTAGATATTTTGGTAGATACAAAAACTAAAGATAATGTTTTTGTGAAAGTAAAAATTTCTGTACAATTTAAAGTCATCGAAAATAAAGTATATGAAGCTTTTTATAAATTGGATAATTCTAATACACAAATTACATCCTATATCTTTGATGTAGTAAGAGCAGAGGTTCCAAAAATGCGTTTAGATGATGTTTTTGAACGAAAAGATTATATTGCTATTGCTGTAAAAAGAGAACTAGAAGAATCTATGTTAGATTATGGATATTCCATTATTAAAGCATTAGTTACAGATTTAGATCCTGATGATCAGGTAAAACAAGCAATGAATCGTATTAATACTGCTGAGAGAGAAAAAGTTGCTGCGGAATATAAAGCAGAATCTGAAAGAATACAAATTGTAGCTAAAGCTAAAGCGGAAGCTGAAAGTAAAAAATTACAGGGAAAAGGGACCGCGGATCAACGTAGAGAAATAGCCAGAGGAATTTTAGAATCTGTAGAAGTGTTAAATAATGTTGGAATCAATTCACAAGAAGCGTCTGCTTTAATTGTAGTAACGCAACATTATGATACCCTTCAATCTATGGGAGAAAGTTCAAATACTAATTTAATTTTATTACCTAATTCTCCGGGAGCAGCTAATGAGATGTTGAATAACATGATAACTTCATTCAATATATCTAATCAAATTGGAGAATCTTTAAAAAAGAAAAATGAGAATAAAAATAGTAAAAAAAATAAATGA
- a CDS encoding DUF3127 domain-containing protein, which yields MEIIGIVKKLFDIQKFDSGFQKREIVITTEEPYPQNILLEFIQDKVELLNSIRPKDKIKVFINIRGREWTNQEGIIKYFNSIQGWKIEEIQHSLGSSKKTSTISPSLSSDDFDDLPF from the coding sequence ATGGAAATAATAGGAATAGTAAAAAAATTGTTTGATATTCAAAAATTTGATAGTGGATTTCAAAAAAGGGAAATAGTGATCACTACAGAAGAGCCATATCCTCAAAACATATTACTGGAATTTATTCAAGATAAAGTGGAATTATTGAATTCTATAAGACCAAAAGATAAAATAAAAGTTTTTATTAATATTCGTGGAAGAGAATGGACTAACCAAGAAGGAATTATAAAATATTTTAATTCTATACAAGGATGGAAAATTGAGGAAATACAACATTCTTTAGGATCTTCAAAAAAAACATCTACTATATCTCCATCTTTATCTTCGGATGATTTTGATGATTTACCTTTTTAA
- a CDS encoding endonuclease III domain-containing protein: protein MLKTKKKIKIIIDTLDFIYPNPISSLYYINEYTLLLAILLTSNSKEEKVNELTKHFFQKIQNPQDIIKLTINEIKNSIKNIGLYNKKASHIYNLSNILINKYHGVIPNNILELESLPGIGHKSASVFLFHRSKIPVFPVDTHIHRMMFRWKLSNGKNVQQTEKDAKRIFSKKKWKKLHLQIIFYGKKYSPSRKWNPQKDIIYQKLVNNYLL, encoded by the coding sequence GTGTTAAAAACGAAAAAAAAAATAAAAATTATCATAGATACCTTAGATTTTATTTATCCTAATCCAATCAGTTCATTATATTATATTAATGAATATACTTTACTTTTAGCTATACTTCTAACTTCCAATAGTAAGGAAGAAAAAGTTAACGAATTGACAAAACATTTTTTTCAAAAAATTCAAAATCCTCAAGACATCATTAAACTTACTATAAATGAGATTAAAAATTCAATAAAAAATATCGGACTTTATAATAAAAAAGCTAGTCATATTTATAATTTATCGAATATTTTAATAAATAAATATCATGGAGTTATTCCAAATAATATTTTAGAATTAGAATCTTTACCTGGAATTGGTCATAAGAGTGCTTCTGTTTTCTTATTTCATAGATCGAAAATACCTGTTTTTCCTGTAGATACCCATATTCATAGAATGATGTTCAGATGGAAATTAAGTAATGGAAAAAATGTCCAACAAACGGAAAAAGATGCTAAACGTATATTCTCAAAAAAAAAATGGAAAAAATTACATCTTCAAATCATTTTTTATGGAAAAAAATATTCTCCATCCAGAAAATGGAATCCTCAAAAAGATATTATTTATCAAAAATTGGTAAACAATTATCTTTTATAA